Proteins encoded together in one bacterium window:
- a CDS encoding class II aldolase/adducin family protein, translating to MNELNNFVHLSKYAGQRFDLVQAGGGNSSVKLKDGSLLIKASGFALSEVETTTGYAIVDNQQLIATVFDPIILTMVDKKEREEAAKKRVDQALIQATYRPSIETLLHSLLDKYTLHTHPIAINSLACKAQWKELFFSLLPDALLIDYYTPGIDLALALKQAILDLGTSPKVIVLQNHGLIVTATTVEEVIFLTEQTLTIIEEFLEINFEPYKLTTQIAARCNKITNTINKVAYLSRDRELTNLVLNNKEMLLLPPFCPDTLVYCGTSALEITNINDAATLLNYVQQYHELPKVIVYQNHLFFIANNVKKAKEIEEVYKFHLLALHSAYQMPGPVNHLSTQELHYLNNWEAEKYRQKRT from the coding sequence ATGAATGAACTTAATAATTTTGTACATTTATCAAAATATGCTGGACAACGTTTTGATTTAGTCCAAGCTGGCGGCGGCAACAGTTCTGTCAAATTAAAAGACGGTTCATTACTTATCAAAGCTTCTGGCTTTGCTCTTTCTGAAGTTGAAACAACAACGGGCTATGCCATTGTTGATAACCAACAACTTATTGCCACCGTTTTTGATCCCATTATTCTTACCATGGTTGACAAAAAAGAACGAGAAGAAGCGGCAAAAAAAAGAGTCGATCAAGCACTCATTCAAGCAACATACCGACCATCAATAGAAACATTACTGCATTCACTTCTTGATAAATACACACTTCATACTCACCCCATCGCCATAAACAGCCTTGCCTGCAAAGCACAGTGGAAAGAATTATTTTTTTCGCTCTTACCCGATGCTCTTTTGATTGATTACTACACGCCCGGCATTGACTTGGCACTAGCACTCAAACAAGCAATTTTAGATCTTGGCACGTCACCAAAAGTTATTGTCCTACAAAATCATGGCCTTATTGTGACGGCCACAACCGTTGAAGAAGTTATTTTTTTAACTGAACAAACATTAACAATTATTGAAGAATTTTTAGAAATCAATTTTGAACCATATAAGCTTACCACGCAAATTGCAGCACGGTGCAACAAAATAACTAATACTATAAATAAAGTTGCCTATCTCTCACGAGATCGTGAACTCACCAACCTTGTGCTCAACAACAAAGAAATGCTTTTATTGCCACCATTTTGCCCTGACACACTGGTGTATTGCGGCACAAGCGCTCTTGAGATAACAAACATTAATGACGCTGCCACTTTATTAAACTACGTCCAGCAATATCACGAGTTGCCCAAAGTTATTGTGTATCAAAATCATTTATTTTTCATTGCCAACAATGTTAAAAAAGCAAAAGAAATTGAAGAGGTTTATAAATTTCACCTTCTCGCACTACACTCGGCATATCAAATGCCTGGCCCCGTTAATCATCTTTCAACTCAGGAGTTACATTATTTAAACAACTGGGAAGCAGAAAAATACCGACAAAAAAGAACGTAA
- a CDS encoding glycosyltransferase family 39 protein, whose protein sequence is MTKRSIITIILFLGIILFFGLPFTSWWFFGADDYGGVLIGYKARTWHDLLNFFYDGHINNSFGNGPTNSAWLNERPPFFGTYYRPLYCVFLTLQYWLFGSYAYPYFLCNVVFHAFNTAVLFLIFSQLTNLFPAMLAALLFAAHPQIAYRFGAIVNFHYYVNTALVLLAFLAFKKYLDTEQERYYAGACTLFMISLFTRESSIVLPSIAMLGVYVYTNDYALLTIKNFFSQWCTALQKTVGLWLISLSFLALRLFLYPLGAPTALQQNSLLSFLIKKIPEFKVFIFDLFNLSWLPWGHPLMRGTILCTCLTIFALFFWNNNRKLYVLISFAAGFLMLWPALMGPYSPRYFYEAHPFFLAGFIMCCSFYTGTLIRFKKIFLTLLTCLVIFEIGFVMHSFARRSTKHGLLAQATYELTTNPAIKNRALCFIGHPTDGFADQNAAIFWILLNDLSIPIFFDSATAITQADANIVQPTKWANIVSNYHDKNYYTTIPVPGGFRFTSLNPAKIHFFTENCNYSFGEKIVHEKQIVDGQRVVTDFTLLINKEYLKQNPLFVRWDFETKSFIIEKSMISKE, encoded by the coding sequence ATGACAAAAAGAAGCATTATTACCATCATACTTTTTTTAGGCATCATTCTATTTTTTGGTTTACCATTTACTTCATGGTGGTTCTTTGGCGCCGATGATTATGGTGGAGTTTTAATTGGTTATAAAGCAAGAACCTGGCACGATCTTTTAAATTTTTTTTATGATGGCCACATCAATAATTCCTTTGGTAACGGCCCAACTAATAGCGCCTGGCTTAATGAACGCCCTCCATTTTTTGGTACCTACTACCGCCCACTTTATTGCGTTTTTTTAACGCTCCAGTACTGGCTCTTTGGCAGCTATGCCTACCCCTATTTTTTATGCAACGTTGTATTCCACGCTTTCAACACCGCCGTACTTTTCTTGATATTTTCACAACTTACCAACTTGTTTCCCGCAATGCTTGCTGCTCTGCTTTTTGCTGCTCACCCACAAATTGCTTACCGCTTTGGCGCTATTGTCAACTTTCATTACTACGTTAACACGGCACTCGTGTTACTCGCATTTCTAGCGTTTAAAAAATATCTTGATACGGAGCAAGAACGTTACTATGCTGGAGCCTGCACACTTTTTATGATAAGTCTTTTTACTCGCGAATCATCAATCGTCTTACCCAGCATTGCTATGCTTGGCGTGTATGTTTATACCAACGATTATGCTCTGCTCACGATAAAAAACTTTTTTTCGCAATGGTGCACAGCACTACAAAAAACTGTGGGGTTGTGGCTTATAAGCCTTTCATTTTTAGCATTACGTTTGTTTTTATACCCGCTTGGCGCGCCAACAGCATTACAACAAAACTCACTTCTCTCTTTTTTAATAAAAAAAATTCCTGAGTTTAAAGTTTTTATTTTTGACCTTTTTAATCTTTCATGGCTGCCGTGGGGCCACCCACTTATGCGCGGTACAATACTTTGCACCTGTCTTACAATCTTCGCTTTATTTTTTTGGAACAACAACCGCAAGCTTTATGTTCTTATCAGCTTTGCTGCCGGCTTCTTGATGCTCTGGCCAGCATTAATGGGACCGTACAGTCCACGCTACTTTTATGAAGCACACCCTTTTTTTCTAGCAGGTTTTATTATGTGCTGCTCATTTTATACCGGCACATTGATACGCTTTAAAAAAATATTTCTGACTTTGCTAACGTGCCTCGTTATCTTTGAAATCGGTTTTGTTATGCACAGCTTTGCACGCCGCTCTACCAAGCACGGCCTCCTTGCACAAGCAACCTACGAACTTACTACAAACCCTGCGATTAAAAATCGTGCACTCTGTTTTATTGGCCATCCAACCGATGGCTTTGCCGACCAAAATGCCGCTATATTTTGGATTCTTTTAAACGACCTTTCTATACCCATTTTCTTTGATTCAGCAACGGCAATTACACAAGCAGATGCAAATATTGTACAACCAACAAAATGGGCCAATATTGTTAGCAATTATCATGATAAAAATTATTATACCACCATCCCAGTCCCTGGCGGCTTTCGCTTTACGTCGCTCAATCCGGCAAAAATTCACTTCTTTACCGAAAACTGTAATTACTCGTTTGGGGAAAAAATTGTTCATGAAAAACAGATAGTGGACGGGCAACGTGTCGTCACTGACTTTACGCTACTTATTAACAAAGAATATCTTAAACAAAATCCTCTCTTTGTCAGGTGGGATTTTGAAACTAAAAGTTTTATAATTGAGAAAAGCATGATTTCAAAAGAATAG
- a CDS encoding glycosyltransferase family 4 protein, whose translation MKIGVYFGGVLSDPKSGGGYTFQYSLLQAIKRSHSTHEFVILDSLQKKLSSPQDSLLKKAALKCWRYFDTREVQKKYKSLLNRAVLENNIDMVWFVTPAHQFVEVPYLYTVWDLQHRHQSFFPEVSVTGSTFEERERHYANVIPRAAYVLAGNETAKREVMRFYGMSEQRVETLELPTPDFVFDKTLEQVDVIKKYDFKRPYVFYPAQFWPHKNHITLLYAIKQLKEQGSLVDLVLTGSDKGNLAYVQEIVATLGLQDQVHFLGFVSIPELVALYRNACALTFASFFGPNNIPPLEAFALGCPVIAADVDGMREQLGDAALFFNPRSLEQLAQHIQTLLNDYDLRQQLINKGLARANSWTCDDYVQKIIKILDEFAPVRRCWSSTQRYIHG comes from the coding sequence ATGAAAATTGGTGTTTATTTTGGCGGGGTGTTATCAGATCCAAAATCTGGTGGGGGCTACACCTTTCAGTATTCTTTGCTGCAAGCAATTAAACGCAGCCACAGTACGCATGAATTTGTTATCTTAGATTCGTTACAAAAAAAATTGAGCAGTCCGCAAGATTCGTTACTGAAAAAAGCTGCGCTCAAATGTTGGCGCTATTTTGATACTCGAGAGGTTCAAAAAAAATATAAAAGTTTATTAAATCGTGCAGTCCTTGAAAATAATATCGACATGGTTTGGTTTGTAACACCAGCACACCAATTTGTTGAGGTGCCGTATTTGTACACGGTGTGGGATTTGCAGCACCGGCACCAATCATTTTTTCCTGAAGTCAGTGTGACTGGCAGTACTTTTGAAGAACGCGAGCGGCACTATGCCAATGTCATTCCACGAGCTGCGTACGTTTTGGCGGGTAATGAAACGGCAAAACGAGAGGTTATGCGTTTTTATGGCATGTCTGAACAGCGCGTTGAAACGCTTGAATTGCCGACGCCAGACTTTGTTTTTGATAAGACACTTGAGCAGGTTGATGTTATCAAAAAATATGATTTTAAACGGCCGTATGTTTTTTATCCTGCGCAGTTTTGGCCACACAAAAACCATATAACGTTGTTGTACGCCATCAAACAGCTCAAGGAACAGGGAAGCTTAGTAGATCTGGTGCTGACCGGTTCTGACAAAGGAAATTTGGCATATGTGCAAGAAATAGTTGCAACGCTCGGCTTGCAGGATCAAGTTCATTTTCTTGGTTTTGTTTCAATTCCTGAGTTGGTGGCGCTCTATCGGAACGCTTGTGCGTTAACGTTCGCGTCATTTTTTGGCCCGAACAATATTCCTCCCTTGGAAGCGTTTGCGCTTGGTTGCCCCGTTATTGCTGCCGATGTTGATGGCATGCGTGAGCAGCTGGGCGATGCTGCTTTATTTTTTAACCCGCGCAGTTTAGAGCAGTTAGCGCAGCACATTCAAACACTATTAAACGATTATGATCTGAGGCAGCAGTTAATTAACAAAGGTTTAGCGCGTGCGAATAGTTGGACGTGTGATGATTACGTACAAAAAATTATAAAAATTCTTGATGAATTTGCGCCAGTTCGTCGCTGTTGGAGCAGCACGCAGCGCTATATTCACGGATAA
- a CDS encoding glycosyltransferase → MKNPKVSVVLGSYNRLAFIQLTLASIRAEVENVPHEIIIVDGGSTDGTLAWLCEQKDVITIVQHNRGVWLGKEIERRTWGYFMNLAFKAAQGQYVCMISDDCIFIPGALKNGVAYFDQLRERGEKIGALAFYWREWSRSASYHVGCTLGEKLYVNHGMFLNQALKEVDYIDEETFFFYNGDGDLCLKLWQAGYQILDAPDSYVEHYPHANVDVRKTNYQKMKDDLNRYLAKWDGIYYDRKQNNLGKIIAKDYVDVTNVGQLFETLHEQVVALHPQVVKGKSFSAKILEQVGWKYKAGVRKISAFFTLRDR, encoded by the coding sequence ATGAAAAACCCAAAAGTTTCAGTCGTTCTCGGTTCGTACAACCGTTTAGCATTTATACAATTAACGCTTGCCAGCATTCGTGCTGAAGTTGAAAATGTGCCGCATGAAATTATTATCGTTGATGGCGGCTCAACTGACGGCACACTCGCGTGGCTGTGCGAACAAAAAGATGTTATTACCATCGTGCAGCACAATCGCGGAGTGTGGCTTGGCAAAGAAATTGAGCGACGCACATGGGGCTATTTTATGAATCTTGCGTTCAAAGCTGCGCAAGGGCAGTATGTTTGTATGATCAGTGATGACTGCATTTTTATTCCTGGCGCGTTAAAAAATGGCGTTGCTTATTTTGATCAGTTGCGTGAGCGAGGCGAAAAAATTGGTGCGCTGGCATTTTATTGGCGCGAGTGGTCACGGTCAGCAAGCTACCACGTTGGTTGTACACTTGGCGAAAAATTGTACGTTAATCATGGCATGTTTTTAAATCAAGCGCTCAAAGAAGTTGATTATATTGACGAAGAAACGTTCTTTTTTTATAACGGCGATGGTGATTTGTGTTTAAAATTGTGGCAGGCTGGGTATCAAATTCTTGATGCGCCAGATTCGTATGTTGAGCATTATCCACATGCTAACGTTGATGTGCGCAAAACCAATTATCAAAAAATGAAGGACGATCTTAATCGCTATCTGGCCAAGTGGGATGGGATTTATTATGATCGAAAACAAAATAATTTAGGCAAAATTATTGCCAAAGATTATGTCGATGTAACCAATGTCGGTCAGCTATTTGAAACTTTGCATGAACAAGTTGTAGCACTTCATCCGCAGGTTGTTAAAGGCAAATCGTTTTCTGCAAAAATTCTTGAGCAGGTTGGCTGGAAATACAAAGCTGGTGTGCGCAAAATTAGTGCTTTTTTTACGCTTCGCGACAGGTGA
- a CDS encoding glycosyltransferase family 2 protein, whose protein sequence is MENRILSLVIPLLNEEGNLKPLYDELIPILTSLKHFTTYELIFVNDGSADQSLAILKELAAYNPQVKIISFTRNFGHEHATYAGMVHAQGDAVVLLDADRQDPPALIVQFEQEFLKGNHIVYGQRSKRLNESWFKKLTSKAFYPLFKFLTKVDMPRDVGDFCLLSRKAINCFKQLPEKTLFIRGMIYWSGLSKKAVPFVRRSRGEGTSKYNYSKLLIFALENIISFSTFPIYVMLFLALLAIGFCLVGTCLALVMHLYGYVIMTGWTSLMICMLFLFASTLFFISLIGLYVGKIFQEVKNRPVFLIDEKVNFTQTKTLPHDYAQSFEQIIR, encoded by the coding sequence ATGGAAAATAGGATACTATCACTCGTTATTCCTTTACTTAATGAGGAAGGGAATTTAAAGCCTCTTTACGACGAACTCATACCGATTTTAACATCACTCAAACACTTCACGACATACGAGCTCATTTTCGTCAATGACGGAAGCGCCGACCAATCTCTTGCAATTTTAAAAGAACTGGCAGCATACAATCCACAAGTAAAAATTATCTCATTCACTCGAAATTTTGGCCACGAACATGCTACGTATGCCGGCATGGTACATGCGCAAGGCGATGCCGTTGTGCTCCTTGACGCCGACCGCCAAGACCCACCTGCTCTCATTGTTCAGTTTGAACAAGAATTTTTAAAAGGAAATCACATTGTTTATGGACAACGCTCAAAACGTCTTAATGAATCGTGGTTTAAAAAATTGACCTCGAAAGCTTTTTATCCGCTGTTTAAATTCTTAACTAAAGTTGATATGCCACGAGATGTTGGCGACTTTTGTTTGCTCAGTCGCAAAGCAATTAATTGCTTTAAACAACTACCCGAAAAAACATTGTTTATTCGCGGAATGATTTATTGGTCAGGGCTTTCAAAAAAAGCGGTCCCTTTTGTCCGTCGCAGCCGTGGTGAAGGTACATCAAAATATAATTACAGCAAGCTACTTATTTTTGCACTTGAAAATATTATTTCTTTTTCAACGTTTCCCATTTACGTCATGCTGTTTCTGGCGCTGCTAGCCATTGGGTTTTGTTTGGTTGGTACCTGCCTGGCGCTGGTCATGCATCTGTATGGCTATGTCATTATGACGGGCTGGACATCACTCATGATCTGCATGCTCTTTCTTTTTGCATCAACCTTATTTTTTATCAGTTTAATTGGTTTGTATGTTGGCAAAATATTTCAAGAAGTTAAAAACCGTCCCGTCTTTTTAATTGACGAAAAAGTAAATTTTACTCAAACAAAAACTTTGCCTCATGACTATGCTCAATCGTTTGAACAAATCATACGTTAG
- a CDS encoding class I SAM-dependent methyltransferase, whose protein sequence is MDYRDYQAGANQEHFWFKAKPQFIRTLLEKIPHNSSQKILDIGAGTGEDVATLARFGKIYAVDIDQQALDMIPDSLVFEKKQADACFLPYGDAMFDVVVAFDVLEHVEHDQKMVDEIFRVLKPGGYFVFTVPAYNMLFSAHDRALYHFRRYTKGSVHKLFQKFTKFDAGYWFCFLFMPAAIKRLMNKNTATCGLPPVPKPLNYCCFSLLRFENWLLSKGLHFPFGLSVYGMYQKKG, encoded by the coding sequence GTGGATTACCGAGATTATCAGGCAGGTGCCAACCAAGAACATTTTTGGTTTAAAGCAAAGCCTCAATTTATTCGTACTCTTCTTGAAAAAATTCCTCATAACTCATCACAAAAAATTTTGGATATTGGTGCTGGCACCGGCGAAGACGTTGCAACGCTTGCACGATTTGGCAAGATCTATGCGGTTGATATTGATCAACAAGCTCTTGATATGATTCCTGATTCGTTAGTTTTTGAAAAAAAACAAGCAGATGCTTGTTTTTTGCCGTATGGCGACGCAATGTTTGATGTGGTGGTGGCTTTTGATGTTTTAGAGCATGTTGAGCACGACCAAAAAATGGTTGATGAGATTTTTCGCGTTCTCAAGCCGGGCGGCTATTTTGTATTTACCGTGCCTGCCTACAATATGCTTTTTAGCGCACACGATCGAGCGCTGTACCATTTTAGGCGCTATACCAAAGGTAGTGTTCATAAGCTTTTTCAAAAGTTTACTAAGTTTGATGCTGGCTATTGGTTTTGCTTTTTATTTATGCCGGCTGCTATTAAGCGCTTAATGAATAAAAATACAGCGACGTGTGGGTTGCCTCCGGTGCCCAAGCCCTTGAATTATTGTTGCTTTTCTTTGCTGCGTTTTGAAAATTGGTTACTGAGTAAAGGGCTTCATTTTCCTTTTGGTTTGTCGGTGTACGGCATGTATCAGAAAAAAGGGTGA
- a CDS encoding UDP-N-acetylmuramoyl-L-alanyl-D-glutamate--2,6-diaminopimelate ligase codes for MLVPEKFAVTCHTRHVGPGSTFVAIKGHKTDGTLFIDQALEAGATTIVVQHPFNPCNFLRQHEAKNIIISMVPNTRKALATISSNALGNPAASLKIIGITGTKGKTTTTYLIEHILRTNGHKTAMLSGVVNKILDHEEESSLTTPESDYLHMFFTECVKQNIEYVVMEISSHALSLYRTHGIMFDAAVFTNLALEHLDFYETIDQYFAAKMMLFEQVKPEGPIVINADNGWGIQALEKIDVRQPIASSLEDIIIEHNNLDGLILKIENLVIKIPTLFGEFNAENIYQTYVLCTKLGINPEIIQQALATFPGIPGRLQTHRLANGAYALVDYAHNGSSFDAVLSTLRPLTENLIVVFGCGGNRDKMRRTLLGHYAAAYADTIIVTDDNPRFEKSETIINDILDAIPAEKRSDVICEPDRHKAIARAAALAKPDSIIALLGKGHETSYQVEGKQYFFNDLQEIKKF; via the coding sequence ATGCTCGTACCTGAAAAATTTGCAGTAACCTGTCACACTCGTCACGTAGGACCAGGATCAACATTTGTTGCCATCAAAGGTCATAAAACTGATGGGACATTATTCATTGATCAGGCACTTGAGGCAGGCGCAACAACTATTGTGGTACAGCATCCCTTCAATCCATGCAATTTTTTACGACAACATGAAGCAAAAAATATTATAATTTCTATGGTGCCAAATACCCGTAAAGCACTTGCCACCATCAGCAGCAACGCACTTGGCAATCCAGCTGCTTCATTAAAAATTATCGGCATTACCGGCACTAAAGGTAAAACAACGACCACGTACCTTATTGAACACATACTGCGCACCAATGGTCATAAAACTGCCATGCTTTCCGGTGTTGTTAATAAAATTTTAGATCACGAAGAAGAAAGTTCTCTCACCACTCCGGAAAGTGATTATCTTCACATGTTTTTTACTGAATGCGTTAAGCAAAACATTGAGTATGTAGTTATGGAAATCTCTTCGCACGCACTCAGTTTATATCGAACACACGGCATTATGTTTGATGCTGCAGTCTTTACTAATCTCGCACTTGAGCACTTGGATTTTTACGAAACAATCGATCAATATTTTGCCGCAAAAATGATGCTCTTTGAACAAGTAAAACCAGAAGGTCCCATTGTTATTAATGCTGATAATGGATGGGGCATTCAGGCACTTGAAAAAATAGACGTACGCCAGCCAATCGCCAGCTCACTGGAAGACATTATTATTGAACACAATAATCTTGACGGGCTTATCTTAAAAATAGAAAATCTTGTAATTAAAATACCAACACTTTTTGGTGAATTTAATGCAGAAAATATTTATCAAACTTACGTGCTGTGCACAAAACTTGGCATCAACCCAGAAATTATACAACAAGCACTCGCTACGTTTCCAGGCATTCCCGGACGCTTGCAAACACACCGGCTTGCCAACGGCGCCTATGCCTTGGTTGACTATGCACACAACGGCTCTTCATTCGACGCTGTTTTAAGCACGCTACGCCCACTTACCGAAAACTTAATTGTCGTTTTTGGTTGTGGCGGCAATCGCGATAAAATGCGCCGCACTCTACTTGGTCACTACGCAGCGGCATATGCTGACACTATTATTGTGACTGACGACAATCCACGCTTTGAAAAAAGCGAAACAATTATTAATGATATTCTTGACGCAATTCCAGCTGAAAAACGCTCAGATGTAATCTGCGAGCCAGACAGGCACAAAGCAATTGCACGCGCTGCTGCATTGGCAAAACCTGACAGCATCATTGCTCTTTTAGGCAAGGGACATGAAACGTCATATCAAGTTGAAGGCAAACAATACTTCTTCAACGACTTACAAGAAATTAAAAAATTCTAA
- a CDS encoding NTP transferase domain-containing protein has translation MSGIGKRFIEAGYTDPKPLIKVDGKPIIEHVVNLFPGEHNFIFICNQEHLQTTAMYDILQKIAPTGTIVGIPKHKKGPVYAVSQITDLIDDNEEVIVNYCDFSMAWDYNDFLRNTRLRNADGAIPAYKGFHPHMLHDPNYAFIKDEAEWLLEIKEKAPFTDNKMNEYASTGTYYFKRGALVKKYFPELMDLDINVNGEYYVSLVYNLLKHDGLNVSVYPIQHMLQWGTPSDLAEYQKWSAYFEQAIKSPKPKKTLHDLMLIPLAGRGQRFALEGYHDPKPLIPVSGKPMIVQAAASLPPSTDHIFVCLNEHLEHYPLEQAIKKDYPNAVIKKLDQVTQGQACTCEYGLQGINPEKSLIIGACDNGMLWNQEAYQKLMDDPAVGVIAWSFRNHPSSKKNPQMYGWLGVDDNNVVTKVSVKVPLSSDPSNDHAIVGTFTFKKAAYFLQATQNLYAKNIRINNEFYVDSCIGEAIAMGLTVKVFEVDHYICWGTPNDLRAFNYWQQFFHQCWWHPYRMENDPTIEHEQLAPTQKKHVVNVSQTI, from the coding sequence ATGTCCGGTATCGGAAAACGCTTTATAGAAGCGGGCTACACCGACCCCAAGCCATTAATAAAAGTTGACGGCAAACCGATTATTGAACATGTCGTCAATCTTTTTCCCGGCGAACATAACTTTATCTTCATCTGCAATCAAGAACATTTGCAGACAACGGCCATGTACGATATCTTACAAAAAATAGCTCCAACCGGCACCATTGTCGGTATTCCAAAACATAAAAAAGGTCCGGTCTACGCCGTTTCCCAAATAACGGACTTAATCGATGACAACGAAGAAGTTATCGTTAATTACTGCGATTTTTCAATGGCATGGGATTATAACGATTTTTTAAGAAACACCAGACTACGCAACGCAGACGGCGCCATCCCTGCCTACAAAGGCTTTCATCCTCACATGCTCCACGACCCAAATTATGCTTTTATTAAAGACGAGGCAGAGTGGCTTTTAGAAATCAAAGAAAAAGCTCCCTTCACCGACAACAAAATGAATGAGTATGCCTCAACCGGCACCTACTATTTTAAACGTGGTGCACTCGTAAAAAAATATTTTCCAGAATTGATGGATCTTGATATCAACGTTAATGGCGAATATTACGTAAGCCTGGTCTACAATCTCCTCAAACACGACGGGCTTAATGTTTCTGTCTACCCAATCCAACACATGCTTCAGTGGGGCACACCAAGCGATTTGGCAGAATACCAAAAGTGGTCGGCATATTTTGAACAGGCAATAAAATCACCAAAACCAAAAAAAACACTACACGACCTCATGCTTATCCCATTGGCGGGGCGTGGTCAACGTTTTGCACTAGAAGGCTATCATGACCCCAAACCGTTAATTCCGGTAAGCGGCAAACCCATGATCGTACAAGCGGCCGCAAGCTTACCGCCAAGCACCGACCATATTTTTGTTTGTTTAAACGAACATCTTGAGCACTATCCACTTGAACAAGCAATTAAAAAAGATTACCCCAACGCGGTTATAAAAAAACTCGACCAGGTAACGCAAGGGCAGGCATGCACCTGTGAATACGGCTTACAGGGGATTAATCCTGAAAAATCCTTAATCATTGGCGCTTGCGACAACGGCATGCTCTGGAACCAAGAAGCGTACCAAAAACTTATGGACGATCCGGCGGTTGGCGTTATTGCCTGGAGCTTTAGAAATCATCCATCGAGCAAAAAAAATCCACAGATGTACGGCTGGCTGGGCGTTGACGACAACAACGTGGTAACCAAGGTTTCGGTCAAGGTACCACTTTCATCTGACCCATCAAACGATCATGCCATTGTAGGCACCTTTACCTTCAAAAAAGCTGCTTATTTTTTACAAGCAACTCAAAATTTATACGCAAAAAATATTCGCATTAACAACGAATTCTATGTAGACAGCTGCATCGGCGAAGCGATAGCTATGGGCTTGACGGTAAAAGTTTTTGAAGTCGACCATTATATTTGCTGGGGGACGCCCAACGACTTGCGTGCGTTTAACTATTGGCAGCAATTTTTCCATCAATGCTGGTGGCACCCCTACCGCATGGAAAATGACCCGACGATCGAACATGAGCAACTAGCACCAACACAAAAAAAGCACGTAGTCAACGTAAGTCAAACTATCTGA
- a CDS encoding glycosyltransferase family 2 protein: MKKLSIVIPCFNESKNIPLILERFAVFMTRDDIELILVNNGSLDDSQDVLDLLLPLYPFARTTRVMKNQGYGFGILAGLNVAIGDYLCWTHADMQTDPYDVIRAFEIVERRGNPTNIYVKGNRKGRALFDSVFTLGMSCFETVYLGKKLWDINAQPNLFHKNFFAQWHNPSHDFSLDLYALYKAHQLKLAIVRFDVTFPPRIHGQSSWNTGLASKWKLIKRTMSFSRALKKE; this comes from the coding sequence ATGAAAAAACTTTCCATAGTTATTCCCTGTTTTAATGAGTCAAAAAATATTCCCTTAATTTTAGAGCGCTTTGCCGTTTTTATGACGCGTGATGATATTGAACTGATTTTGGTGAATAACGGTTCTCTGGATGATTCACAAGATGTTTTAGATTTATTGTTGCCACTCTATCCTTTTGCGCGGACAACGCGCGTTATGAAAAATCAGGGCTATGGTTTTGGTATTTTGGCAGGGCTTAATGTTGCAATTGGCGATTATTTGTGTTGGACGCATGCCGATATGCAAACCGATCCGTACGACGTGATCAGGGCGTTTGAAATTGTTGAGCGACGTGGTAATCCAACGAATATCTATGTCAAAGGTAACCGCAAAGGTCGAGCCCTTTTTGATAGCGTTTTTACGCTGGGTATGAGTTGTTTTGAAACGGTTTATTTGGGCAAAAAATTGTGGGATATTAACGCCCAGCCAAACCTTTTTCATAAAAATTTTTTTGCCCAATGGCATAATCCGTCGCATGATTTTTCCCTCGATTTGTACGCACTTTATAAAGCGCATCAACTTAAATTAGCCATTGTGCGTTTTGATGTTACTTTTCCGCCGCGTATTCACGGACAGTCTTCGTGGAATACCGGGCTTGCATCAAAATGGAAATTAATTAAACGTACTATGTCGTTTAGTCGTGCGTTAAAAAAAGAGTGA